A portion of the Micromonospora vinacea genome contains these proteins:
- a CDS encoding alpha-glucuronidase gives MNAEESVELEQLMFVEEPIDGDEPRVHPAWLPPEAFRSLGSRRILLHGEGLLVDTVLTEVSRACARYGGRVWHSPSWDVDVDLVLALRDAAELPNPAVEAARAAGEAALVELGGGGTLGDEGFVLAQAGDVTVLLADAPAGLLYGLFHVVRLCAAAFDPARPPERHRPALRRRMLNHWDNVAVHPVMGQVERGYAGGSIFWRDGRPRGDLARVREYGRLLAACGVNAISVNNVNVARTEALLLTERLGDVAEIADALRPYGIRVHLSVSFAAPVVLGGLPTADPLDETVRAWWAATTRRVYDRIPDFGGYLVKADSEGQPGPFTYGRDHADGANLLAEALAPHGGVVHWRAFVYNHHQDWRDRSTDRARAAYDHFAPLDGRFRTNVVVQVKFGPVDFQAREPVSPVLAAMPATRLAVELQVTQEYTGQQRHVCHLGPWWSEVLRFAPWGPGGRTIADVVAGEAAAGGGLVAVANVGDDLFWTGHPLAQANLYTFGRLAWDPRRDPTAILDEWITLTFPPSATADAELVRRTLHEIMDDSWRTYERYTAPLGVGFMVNPGDHYGPGVDGYEYTRWGTYHFADRDGVGVDRSRASGTGFAGQYPPYWAEVYESPESCPDELLLFFHHVPYGHVLHSGSTVIQHIYDTHFAGVEEVMAMRRRWQALTGMIDPSVCERVAERLDEQVRCATEWRDQINTYFFRKSGVPDERGRDIY, from the coding sequence GGCGTTCCGGTCGCTCGGCTCGCGCCGCATCCTCCTGCACGGCGAGGGGTTGCTCGTCGACACCGTCCTCACCGAGGTCTCGCGCGCCTGCGCGCGTTACGGCGGGCGGGTGTGGCACTCCCCGTCCTGGGACGTCGACGTCGACCTGGTGCTCGCCCTGCGCGACGCCGCCGAGCTGCCCAACCCGGCGGTGGAGGCGGCGCGTGCCGCCGGCGAGGCGGCGCTGGTCGAGCTGGGCGGCGGCGGGACGCTCGGCGACGAGGGTTTCGTGTTGGCGCAGGCCGGTGACGTGACAGTGTTGCTGGCCGACGCGCCCGCCGGCCTGCTGTACGGGCTCTTCCACGTGGTCCGGCTCTGCGCGGCGGCCTTCGACCCGGCCCGACCCCCGGAGCGGCACCGCCCGGCGCTGCGCCGACGCATGCTGAACCACTGGGACAACGTGGCCGTGCACCCGGTGATGGGCCAGGTCGAACGGGGGTACGCGGGCGGCTCGATCTTCTGGCGCGACGGCCGTCCGCGCGGCGACCTGGCCCGGGTGCGGGAGTACGGGCGGCTGCTGGCTGCCTGCGGGGTCAACGCGATCTCGGTGAACAACGTCAACGTGGCCCGCACGGAGGCGCTGCTGCTCACCGAACGGCTCGGCGACGTGGCCGAGATCGCCGACGCGCTGCGCCCGTACGGCATCCGGGTGCACCTGTCGGTCAGCTTCGCCGCGCCGGTGGTCCTCGGTGGCCTGCCGACCGCCGACCCCCTGGACGAGACGGTGCGGGCCTGGTGGGCCGCGACCACCCGGCGGGTGTACGACCGCATTCCGGACTTCGGCGGTTACCTGGTGAAGGCCGACTCGGAGGGGCAACCTGGCCCGTTCACCTACGGCCGGGACCACGCCGACGGGGCCAACCTGCTGGCTGAGGCGCTCGCCCCGCACGGGGGAGTGGTGCACTGGCGGGCGTTCGTCTACAACCACCACCAGGACTGGCGGGACCGGTCCACCGACCGGGCCCGGGCCGCGTACGACCACTTCGCCCCGCTCGACGGGCGGTTCCGCACGAACGTGGTCGTCCAGGTGAAGTTCGGCCCGGTGGACTTCCAGGCGCGCGAGCCGGTCTCGCCGGTGCTCGCCGCGATGCCGGCGACCCGCCTGGCGGTGGAGTTGCAGGTCACGCAGGAGTACACGGGCCAACAGCGGCACGTCTGCCACCTCGGCCCGTGGTGGAGCGAGGTGCTGCGCTTCGCTCCCTGGGGTCCGGGCGGACGGACGATCGCCGACGTGGTCGCGGGGGAGGCGGCGGCGGGCGGCGGGCTGGTCGCGGTCGCCAACGTCGGTGACGACCTGTTCTGGACCGGGCATCCGTTGGCGCAGGCCAATCTGTACACGTTCGGCCGGCTTGCCTGGGACCCTCGGCGGGATCCGACGGCGATCCTCGACGAGTGGATCACGCTGACCTTTCCGCCGTCGGCGACCGCCGACGCGGAGCTGGTGCGGCGGACCCTGCACGAGATCATGGACGACTCGTGGCGCACCTACGAGCGCTACACCGCCCCGCTGGGCGTCGGCTTCATGGTCAACCCCGGCGACCACTACGGCCCCGGCGTCGACGGGTACGAGTACACCCGGTGGGGCACCTACCACTTCGCCGACCGGGACGGCGTCGGCGTGGACCGCAGCCGCGCGTCGGGCACCGGCTTCGCCGGCCAGTACCCGCCGTACTGGGCCGAGGTGTACGAGTCACCCGAGAGCTGCCCCGACGAACTGCTGCTCTTCTTCCACCACGTGCCGTACGGGCATGTGCTGCACAGCGGCTCGACAGTCATCCAGCACATCTACGACACCCATTTCGCGGGGGTCGAGGAGGTGATGGCGATGCGTCGGAGGTGGCAGGCGTTGACCGGCATGATCGACCCGAGCGTCTGCGAGCGTGTCGCCGAGCGCCTCGACGAGCAGGTGCGCTGCGCCACCGAGTGGCGCGATCAGATCAACACGTACTTCTTCCGCAAGTCCGGGGTGCCGGACGAACGAGGGCGGGACATCTACTGA